A DNA window from Trypanosoma brucei brucei TREU927 chromosome 11 chr11_scaffold01 genomic scaffold, whole genome shotgun sequence contains the following coding sequences:
- a CDS encoding variant surface glycoprotein has product MRLISLAVAAFIVLRSTKPANIADAANKEEHAALCNFISMAGRVIAVPTVPLLDTASYDYIQQLNFALGDQQWQEKFYKKSDKKEVKNTAAEAGITGEGAADMWADLKKAAEAMKSDSQNPLLKEIEEMKLTAAARRLAKAELESLENESRALKKMYPAPPKNVDYENNNPKSKLLAALLGAGNADVGTATGQKAVGAEATDTRQATCTAGEKTTARPASALAMLACVCQSSGTAVTNFICTEKAKDSNAWTANAYPHDTGLQHIGKSCPKPRTAPITKAELEAALNNLQALIHADGTNGYLGAYVQTGCDGTSPNGICVQFPGIAATNPDVATKTTWLSDVTAIITNLKILEHNQAKAEYVNNQIKAKKHQALAALRRSKAIAVAVQVPTPQTAQQPQIDVNTRCEAHNKSKTACLGAKCAWKGQKDDDGPCTRSEQQAAEEEKQTAGEAVTGTETEKCKGKGEKDCKSPDCKWEINACKYSSFLVNKKFNLIMAASFESFL; this is encoded by the coding sequence ATGCGACTTATATCTTTGGCAGTGGCTGCATTTATTGTACTACGCTCCACAAAACCTGCCAATATAGCCGACGCAGCAAATAAGGAGGAGCATGCAGCGCTGTGCAATTTTATTTCCATGGCTGGGAGAGTCATAGCGGTACCAACGGTGCCACTGCTAGACACCGCAAGCTACGACTACATTCAGCAACTAAACTTCGCGCTCGGCGACCAGCAATGGCAAGAAAAGTTCTACAAAAAATCCGATAAGAAAGAAGTTAAAAATACAGCAGCTGAGGCCGGCATAACAGGTGAGGGAGCAGCCGACATGTGGGCAGACCTAAAAAAAGCGGCGGAAGCCATGAAAAGTGATAGCCAAAATCCACTACTCAAGGAAATAGAGGAAATGAAGCTAACAGCAGCGGCCAGGCGACTGGCAAAGGCCGAGCTGGAGAGTCTGGAAAATGAGTCAAGAGCGCTAAAAAAGATGTATCCGGCACCACCCAAAAATGTCGACTACGAAAATAACAATCCCAAAAGCAAATTACTAGCAGCTTTACTTGGCGCAGGCAACGCAGACGTAGGAACAGCAACAGGCCAAAAAGCGGTGGGAGCAGAAGCAACCGACACACGGCAAGCCACCTGTACAGCAGGCGAAAAAACAACGGCGAGGCCTGCAAGTGCTTTGGCAATGTTAGCTTGTGTATGCCAAAGCTCGGGCACGGCAGTGACAAACTTTATTTGCACAGAGAAAGCCAAGGATTCAAATGCATGGACGGCCAACGCATACCCACACGACACCGGGCTACAACATATCGGAAAATCGTGCCCTAAACCGAGAACGGCTCCGATCACAAAGGCAGAATTAGAGGCCGCCCTAAACAATTTGCAAGCACTAATTCACGCCGACGGCACCAACGGTTATCTTGGAGCATACGTACAGACTGGTTGCGATGGCACATCGCCAAATGGCATCTGTGTGCAGTTCCCAGGGATAGCCGCAACAAACCCTGACGTCGCCACAAAGACCACATGGCTGTCAGATGTCACCGCCATAATAACAAATCTAAAGATCCTTGAACACAACCAAGCAAAAGCAGAATACGTAAACAACCAAATAAAAGCCAAAAAGCACCAAGCACTCGCAGCATTAAGGCGAAGCAAAGCAATTGCTGTGGCCGTTCAAGTTCCAACACCACAAACCGCACAGCAACCACAAATTGACGTAAATACTCGATGCGAGGCACACAACAAATCTAAAACAGCATGCTTAGGAGCTAAATGCGCATGGAAGGGGCAAAAGGATGATGACGGCCCATGCACACGAAGCGAACAACAAGCtgcagaagaggaaaaacaaacagctGGAGAAGCAGTAAcaggaacagaaacagaaaaatgcaaaggtaaaggagagaaagattgCAAATCTCCTGATTGTAAATGGGAAATTAATGCTTGCAAatattccagttttcttgtgaATAAGAAATTTAATCTGATTATGGCTGCTTCTTTTGAGAGTTTTCTATAA